One Cryobacterium psychrophilum DNA segment encodes these proteins:
- the smc gene encoding chromosome segregation protein SMC has product MYLKSLTLKGFKSFAQSTTFAFEPGVTCVVGPNGSGKSNVVDALAWVMGEQGVKTLRGGKMEDVIFAGTSTRGPLGRAAVILTIDNSDGALPIDYSEVTISRTLFRNGASEYAINGRNCRLLDVQELLSDSGLGREMHVIVGQGQLDAVLRATPEERRGFIEEAAGILKHRRRKEKTLRKLDAMQTNLTRLSDLAGEIHRQLKPLGRQAEIARQAQSIAAIVRDARARLLADEVVTLRTALDQHGRTESERHAERLVLQEQLSQTGQRVQRLETAQVGDAVDRARSTSFALESAQERLRGLFTLANQRLALLGSQGEAPSGSPSVTPRDLEAADAETTRLRVRIETADAAWLAAKAASAVARARLDALDEQIAAQALLVSGHDLDLSRRAGRNETAASRLAAVRGEVLRQSYALDAAGERRVQAEALLAGLDAAHGEPGADDPGADDPGAEGSAEALELAQAAVQATQAEVERLRTELHGHERERDAQEARRGAFSLALDQKDGSSALLKAGLAGIRGLVAEHVRVQPGYEAAIAAALGSLSDAVLADTREVALDAIVLASTRDLGRVELIVAGAPGADRNSDAEQHAQPPAGSRGLVAAGSVVDAPSGVLRLLATTVIAEDLGAARAAMLETVAVDMTVITRAGEVLSPWVLRGGSGAARSRLELVADRDTAAEKLDVVTALIPRVAFELAEQRALLQALQEQVSAARTALRSREAAETQQAERVNRATVQVEASRAEFDRLHAARELASRAVADAESAAQEAAAELVTAEARPRPVLDSSARDALYRELEAARETEVEARLTVDTARERVRSSEGRAASLARQFEADQVAAEAAARRAVIRRRQLDAASAVALELPAVLGAVDRSVDESRQRLAAAEAQRTSQSAELSSLRRSENDLRDRLQAVTENVHGLELQIYEKKLQLTGLLERAGSELGLVESVLVGEYGPAELIPADDGESEPVPFDRGAQQSRFAAAERRLGQLGRVNPLALEEFAALEQRHRFLTEQLTDLTNTRTDLLTIIAEIDGKMETIFADAFEDTRAAFAEVFPVLFPGGTGSIWLTDPEALLSTGIEVSVKPAGKKIERLSLLSGGERSLAAVALLIAIFKARPSPFYIMDEVEAALDDANLGRLLTIFEDLRESSQLIIITHQKRTMEIADALYGVSMRQDGVSAVVGQRVAREQEPQPQPEAQREPEAAAAPH; this is encoded by the coding sequence CTATTCCGAAGTCACCATTTCGCGCACCCTGTTCCGCAACGGGGCGAGCGAGTACGCCATCAACGGGCGCAATTGCCGCCTGCTCGATGTACAGGAGCTTTTGAGCGACTCCGGCCTGGGCCGGGAGATGCACGTGATTGTGGGGCAGGGCCAGCTGGATGCCGTGCTGCGCGCAACACCCGAGGAACGGCGCGGTTTCATCGAGGAGGCCGCGGGGATTCTCAAGCATCGCCGCCGCAAAGAGAAAACCCTGCGCAAGCTCGACGCCATGCAGACCAACCTGACCCGGCTGAGCGACCTGGCGGGCGAAATTCACCGCCAGCTCAAACCCCTCGGGCGCCAGGCCGAAATTGCCCGGCAGGCACAATCGATTGCCGCGATCGTTCGTGATGCCAGGGCGCGCCTGCTCGCGGACGAGGTCGTCACGCTGCGCACCGCCCTCGACCAGCATGGTCGCACCGAGAGCGAACGCCACGCCGAACGCCTCGTGCTGCAGGAGCAGCTCTCGCAGACCGGGCAACGCGTGCAACGACTCGAAACCGCCCAGGTCGGCGATGCCGTCGACCGGGCCCGGAGCACGAGCTTTGCGCTCGAGTCGGCGCAGGAACGCCTGCGCGGACTCTTCACCCTCGCCAACCAGCGTCTGGCGCTGCTCGGCTCGCAGGGCGAGGCGCCCAGCGGCAGTCCCAGCGTCACGCCGCGCGATCTCGAGGCTGCCGACGCCGAAACTACACGCCTGCGTGTGCGGATCGAGACGGCAGATGCGGCCTGGCTCGCGGCGAAAGCAGCCAGCGCCGTCGCTCGGGCCCGCCTCGATGCCCTCGACGAACAGATCGCCGCCCAGGCGCTCCTCGTGTCGGGCCATGACCTCGACCTCTCGCGCCGAGCGGGCAGGAACGAAACGGCGGCCTCCCGACTCGCGGCGGTGCGCGGTGAGGTTCTGCGGCAGAGCTACGCGCTCGACGCCGCGGGGGAGCGTCGAGTGCAGGCCGAGGCTCTGCTCGCCGGGCTCGACGCGGCTCACGGCGAGCCCGGCGCGGACGATCCCGGCGCCGACGATCCCGGCGCGGAGGGGAGCGCCGAAGCGCTCGAACTCGCGCAGGCGGCGGTGCAGGCCACGCAGGCCGAGGTGGAGCGGCTGCGCACCGAATTGCACGGGCATGAGAGGGAACGCGATGCCCAGGAAGCTCGCCGGGGCGCGTTCTCCCTGGCCCTTGACCAGAAAGATGGTTCCTCGGCACTGCTCAAGGCCGGCCTGGCGGGCATCCGTGGTTTGGTCGCCGAGCACGTTCGCGTGCAGCCCGGCTACGAGGCCGCCATTGCAGCCGCACTCGGTTCCCTCAGCGACGCGGTGCTCGCCGACACCCGGGAGGTGGCCCTCGACGCCATCGTGCTCGCATCGACTCGCGATCTCGGTCGGGTGGAGCTCATCGTCGCCGGGGCACCGGGCGCCGACCGCAACAGCGATGCCGAGCAACACGCGCAACCACCCGCCGGGTCCCGCGGGCTGGTGGCAGCAGGGTCTGTTGTGGACGCCCCCAGCGGCGTGCTGCGCCTGCTCGCCACGACCGTCATCGCCGAAGATCTTGGCGCGGCCCGCGCCGCCATGCTCGAAACCGTCGCCGTCGATATGACCGTGATCACCAGGGCAGGTGAAGTGCTCTCCCCGTGGGTGCTGCGCGGTGGAAGTGGCGCCGCGCGCAGCCGGCTCGAACTCGTGGCAGATCGGGACACGGCCGCCGAGAAGCTCGACGTCGTGACGGCGCTCATTCCCCGGGTGGCATTTGAGCTCGCCGAGCAGCGCGCGCTTCTTCAGGCCCTGCAGGAGCAGGTGTCGGCCGCCCGCACCGCCCTGCGCTCGCGGGAGGCTGCGGAGACCCAACAGGCGGAACGCGTCAACCGGGCGACGGTACAGGTCGAGGCCTCTCGCGCCGAATTTGATCGCCTGCACGCCGCCCGCGAGCTCGCGTCCCGTGCTGTCGCCGATGCGGAATCGGCCGCGCAGGAGGCTGCCGCCGAGCTTGTGACGGCCGAGGCCCGGCCGCGCCCGGTGTTGGACTCCTCGGCGCGCGATGCCCTCTACCGCGAGCTGGAGGCGGCTCGAGAGACCGAGGTGGAGGCGCGCCTCACCGTGGACACGGCCCGCGAACGGGTGCGGTCGAGTGAGGGGCGGGCCGCGTCGCTGGCGCGGCAGTTCGAGGCAGACCAGGTCGCGGCCGAGGCTGCGGCGCGACGCGCCGTCATCCGTCGCCGACAGCTGGATGCCGCTTCGGCCGTCGCACTGGAGCTACCCGCCGTTCTCGGCGCCGTGGACCGCTCGGTGGACGAATCCCGGCAACGACTGGCCGCGGCGGAAGCCCAGCGCACCAGCCAGAGCGCGGAACTGTCGAGCCTGCGACGCAGCGAGAACGATCTGCGCGATCGACTGCAGGCCGTCACCGAGAACGTGCACGGGCTCGAACTGCAGATCTACGAAAAGAAGTTGCAGCTCACCGGCCTGCTGGAGCGCGCGGGAAGCGAGCTGGGCCTCGTCGAATCCGTGCTCGTCGGCGAGTACGGTCCGGCCGAGCTCATCCCTGCCGACGACGGGGAGAGCGAGCCTGTGCCCTTCGACCGCGGTGCGCAGCAGAGCCGGTTCGCGGCCGCTGAACGCCGACTCGGACAGTTGGGGCGCGTGAACCCCCTGGCCCTCGAAGAATTCGCCGCACTCGAGCAGCGGCACCGTTTCCTCACCGAGCAGCTCACCGACCTCACGAATACCCGCACCGACCTGCTCACGATCATCGCGGAGATCGACGGCAAGATGGAGACTATCTTTGCCGACGCTTTCGAAGACACCAGGGCAGCGTTCGCGGAGGTGTTCCCCGTGCTTTTCCCCGGCGGCACTGGCAGCATCTGGCTGACCGACCCGGAGGCACTGCTCAGCACCGGCATCGAGGTATCGGTGAAACCCGCCGGCAAGAAGATCGAGCGGCTGTCCCTGCTCTCCGGCGGCGAGCGGTCGCTCGCCGCGGTCGCGCTGCTCATCGCCATCTTCAAGGCCAGGCCGAGTCCGTTCTACATCATGGACGAGGTCGAGGCGGCTCTTGACGACGCGAACCTCGGCCGCCTGCTCACCATCTTCGAAGACCTGCGCGAGAGCAGCCAGCTCATCATCATCACGCACCAGAAACGCACGATGGAGATCGCCGACGCGCTCTACGGCGTGTCCATGCGCCAGGACGGGGTGTCCGCCGTCGTGGGTCAACGCGTTGCCCGCGAGCAGGAACCACAACCTCAGCCCGAGGCACAGCGGGAGCCCGAGGCCGCAGCCGCACCACACTAG